Within the Hermetia illucens chromosome 6, iHerIll2.2.curated.20191125, whole genome shotgun sequence genome, the region GTTTATATCGACTGACGTGGTTGAAAGTCGGTAGTGAGCACATTTTACAAACCACCACCACGTGAAGTTGTTCTCTATCAGAGGCGATCGTTATGAaaatagtttcgaaatttgctatTTCACAAATTAAGAAGGTAGAAAATCGTTAGCTAACTTCATATGAAGAATTCCTGAGTTATCCGTTAAGATACAACAAACTGTTTCTTCAGCAGAACTAAAGGGCTTTAATCCTGATGTGGTGAAGACTTCTTCGATTTGTGTGAGACAGAAATCTGAGAAATAAATTATTCGCTACATAGAATCTATAATGCTGATGAGTCGGGAAAAATCACTGTTTAACACAAGTTTTATAAAATTATCAGTGTTTAAGACGAAAAACAGGAGgcgatattttttgttgaggatgcaggaaGTCCTGAGTCTGCATCCATTGATGAcagattaataaaaaaaatttggataTTTAGCCCAAAAAAGCGGCATCCGGtccgtcattaagtggatgcggacttaggactctccgcatcctcaacaaaaaattccctTGGTTCTAGTCTATGTGTGAACATACGACGGATCTCACTTCATTATAAGTCGCACTCACGTCGCGCTGGCGCTGCtttcaggacagaggtgaggcagcatctgatgcaTTGCCTCTGTCCCGGATGAAACCATCAGCCAACTTTTTTGAACAGACGATATAATTGTCATAAGGAAGAGTAAAGCATTGGGGACATGCTTGAATGCCGGAGGAAATCTCTTGCGccaataataatgaaaaaaacgtcTTAAAAGAAAGGTATGAAAAGCAGGAATTCTGTCCAGCTTTTAATTGAGTGATGAGTAAAGTGCAAACTCTTAAAATCTTAGAAGTTGAAAAGACTGGTTTTACGAAGATTTACTAAAACGATTAAGCACTTACTTTGAAAAACAGCACTAAACACTTTACCTTAGAATAACTTTCTTAGAGAACTTTTCACTGTTTCAGATGTCTTGCATGAAAGCACCGTAAAGACTGAACTAACTTCATTCAAATTCAATACTAAATTTTGCGCATTCGGCTTAATTCATCGAATTCCCAAAAGGTAAGTACCAATTGCTGACTGTTTAGATATAAACACTGATTGTGTATTCCATGCAGAGTGGACGCAACGCAATTACTAGATTAGATAAAATTTTTGTTAGTCTGAGATGAGACAATATACATTAGAAAGATACGTACAAATCAAAGATACTGATAAAAAAGCTTCGTTGAAGCAACCTGCTATTTATATGTATCTAAATTATCTAAATATAATACACGTGGAGCGAGTTTGTTTCTCTTGAGATGAATCTTTTGCCGCATCTGTCGTGCGGCGTACTTTGTGCATACCATTTGGATAAAAAATTCAGGAGAGTGTGGACAATGGTTCACCTTCAATCCAGCGAATATTTGCCTATTCTGTTTTTATTGTCACACACAATATGTAACATCTATGGAAGGAttataaaaaatgtaaatatatcgCCCTAAGATCAAAATACATGCGTTGCAGATAGATATGTAGATACTTTTATCatccaaaatattataatttaatgtGCATTCAAGTGATTTTGCCACCCAATTTTTAGATAATGAATCAGAATTAAAGGTTTGATTAATCGGCATCGAAAGGTACGAAAATTTGGTTATCACTTACCTCAATGACCTTTTACACGTGTTTTGATAACGATAATGGTAAATCGTCCCCAAAGAATTCATAATGACTTTCCAAATCTTATCTGGGTCTCAAGCAGTCATTTGCTTGTGTCTAAATGACCACTTAGTGAATTTTTGGATCAGCAATTCATAACCACAAGGCCATTTCGATGTTGCGTTGAAAATGCTGATAAACCATGActtacaatttttcattttggacGATTAGATTCATAACGACATGATGAGTTTGcaaaaaatacattttattgttttcgtagATTATTTTTGATTATGTCAGAGTGATTCCAATTTTGGGCTGATGCCGTGTTCCATATAATacgggattattattattattctgttaagggaaagtcgcaccgcctccttgaagaactattgtgtcccttttactggttatagtgtacctattgatgatagtatctcaagcaggcctgtaaccgttaggaactttagtagtagtccctacttccagatctttcagctttgcatctggtattaagtgttctcccagatgtatcgacctactttgcacaagtgccggacactgtcccaggacgtgtatagaggtttcgtcctcctcctcacaaaacctgcaggctgtGTCCGTAGATGTCCTTAGCtctcctaggtgatagttcagccgacaataacCAGTGAGAATAATAAGGGATAATTAGTGGTTGGCCTAAAGAATCGTAACCAGTAAACAAGGATCTTTTTGTGATAAGACCGGTGAAGTTTCAATCGAAGGACCCTCTAAAAACTTTCACAATATAGAAAATATAGAGACTTAGGATAGAGCATGCACCGAATCAGTTTGTGCGAGAATTTCAGGATATTCAGGTAAACTGCAAAGGGTGATCCTTTCTACAACCTAAGGATCTAAGGAACTGATTGATATTGCGATGGTCACACGACTATCCTGAGTGGTTggagacgacctagaggaaagagctaaaaaattggataaattgaccgtgaaggtccgcaaATTTTTTAGCTTCACCGAAGTGCTCCGCCAACACGCGCTTTCATCCCTCTGTGCAACCCAGGCCTGGGAatgtgggggtcctttgagcacttcgattaTCTACCTGTCATTATATAAAATTTCCTTGCTCCTGTGCCTTTGCTGGGGGGCAAAGTACAAGTCATTGAGCAATCACATTGCTAGGCAAACTCAGGTCACTTTAGACAAAATTGTCGGCGTAGATAGAGGAGTAAAAAATAAGGTGTAGAAGAGTCACCGGAACACTACCTATTAGCAGCAAGTGGGAATTTTGAGGAAGCATTTGACAGCTTCAAAAGAGATTATCTTAGATAATCTTAAACCGGAATATAACCTGGTGTATTGTATAATATGATGTGCCGCGCTTCACTATATCGCCGATGTCGGTGCTCTAAAATGGCGAGGAAGTAAACGGGGCAGCAATCCCACCGACTGAGACCAAGTGACCAAAGAGAAACTCCACGGGGTGGCATCCGGAAACGTTGCACTCACTTTGATTTGCTAGTCGTGATACAGTAGGCTAatactccaaggcttaattatcACATCCGAGTTAGCACGAAGGCTCATTTGAAatggttttgatcaaaaagtccTGAATTCatatgtttcaggagaattcctggggcatGTGTTTTCAGCCCCATTAGTCGGAATCGGATGGGGGTAATGATTGTGGCCCAAGCGGACAGAAATCTCGGGCTTCAATTCGagtgtcgtactccttagttcagtagagcTTTATATAGGTAGATTCTGCATCCACCAGTTTGGATACTGAGTAATGCACTCAGTAAAGACTAGTATCGTTGCTGCTTGCTACAGAAGAGCTCAGGTTGTGATCGCAAACTGAATTCGTGTCTTAACCCCTTCAGTCCCAAATATGAAAACGTcggattaaattatttgtttgCCTTTTCTTTGACAATTATTGACTTGTAATTATAGATCAATTTGTTTCCTCAAATCAATTTAGTTCTTTAGGAGAAAAGGATGTGGCTACAACGGGATttcaagagaaaaaaatatttatagaacatttttgaagtgattttATTAGAGTACATCGATACTTATAATTATTACTGTTTTACATGATAATTTAGAAAGCAGTCTTTTCTGTTTGTTACACAGAGAGCGACATTACATTTTACGCATTTAATACTGGAAAAAGCTACTGAAATTGGTGTCAATATATTGTGAATAACACAAATACTGCAAACTAATCAAAGTAAACATGTGATCTCTACAATGTCCAGAAGAAGATTATGAATACCACTGCAAAAAAAAGGGAATACTACTGCAAGAAATATTATCATTTAGATTAAATATAAGCGCCGATAAGAACTAACCCAACGCAGTAATGCCTTTAATCACGGGGAACCAACTAGGAAAAAGTACAAAACAAGAGCAAGGCTTTATCATTATTGATCTTACGAACATAATATTCCTCAAGTTAGAAACCAAAGAAGTATTTAAACAAGGAAAACAACAAGTGTTAATTTAgtagcaatcatcatcatctttgAGGCACTACAGCCCGACGTCGGCCCTTGGCCTCCTGGATCCTGGATCATCAATTATTTCGGTCACGGGACCACGTCTCCAATCTTGGAAACCCAGTAGTTGCTTGACGGCCGTATATATTTTGATTTCCCATTGTGCTCTCGGTCTTCCTCGTAGCCTCGCTCTGTCGACACGTCGTCcgttcataacctttttagACATGCAATCGTCGCTCATTCGTTGGACGTACCCTGCCCACCGCCACAAATCAGGTGATTATTCGAGCGGAGGAATTTCCGCCCTTCCTCActacgggaattacctacctaaAAAGCATACGGCGCAGAACCCCACAGACACAAgcccgattacttgcttatcaaccctcTATAAATGCATAatatccattattagtggaagggtcaatgcgatcctcgagaccaacaacattctgtccgagtagCAGAAGGACTGGTGAGTCGGGTGAAGGaaatgcaaagagcaactcattatcgacccgGTAGTTGCAgggcaagcaactagaggctaaaGCAATTCATTTACTTCCTATATCAATTAATCCAAGGCTTATGCCAGTGTCCCGCACACCTGattaatcgatatcctacgtgTGTATCGCATTgaacccaaactaataaagtttttggcgacagtcatgaaaggttGGAATACCACTTTATTAGTGCGCTCGCATtggggtgccaatacctcagagcctggAATATGGATTAGATAACTGTCGAATCCAAGGcatcgcaaaggtcatcacgagccgaatgccggacatagcatggGTTCTTTGCAGGATTTGCCCGATATTTatagaagtctgtttcggtAACACCTTGGATGGGTACAATCTTAGATTTAGGTTCAATTTTCGCagcaacaaatttataataaaataaacaggaacatattaaatatttatttttgaaaattaaatttcaaaagccCCTCTATTCTCCATAAAAGGGAATATCGCTTGACATGCTTTTATAAGCTTCGGATTCAAGTACATGGCCTGTTTAAATTTATTTCCGGTCTCATCATCTTTCAAGAAATTCTCCATATTGGCGTCATCATTAGGCTCGAGCAGTGCGATGGGCAGGACACTGCAACTGACAAAAACACCTGGAATTGTAGGAAGGAGACATCCTGGGTTGTCACAAACCATTAAATTTAAATCGAGAAATATTACCAATGAACGATTTTTTCACAGCCGCAATATGCAGGTCCATCAGCTTGGGAGGGGCTTTGGGATATTTGAGGAGTTTCAAATTTTTAACTAATTCTTGGTGATAATATTTGATCATATAATCGAATTCCTTTAGTTTAATTGAATATTCAGTGGACGTGACAATGAAATATATCAAATCTTGCACGGGGGAACCATATCGTGAACCTTGAAGATCGACAAACAAAATGTCCTTGGGTTTACCATTTTCATCATGTTGAAACATTATATTGTTCGCCCATAGATCTCCATGTAAAACTACATTGAATTCATCTGGGTTGGGTTCATATATATTCATCTGGAGGTCAAACACCTTGTCACTCATTTCTTCCTGGAAATCATTACGGAATTACTAGTCAGTTTCGAGGCTTTCGAACTATAAAAGATATCAAAAGTAACAACTTACCATCCGATGCACATATTCCTGACAACTATTCCACATTCGCAAATTTTTTAAGATATTTCCCCAAAATATCGGCTGCATTGCCCGGAAATACTCATGACTGTACATTGAGGCCATTATCCTGTCCGAGAAAGGaccatttttttctaaaaggCAAACTGAAGCGCCGTGGAACTCTGCCAATTTTGATAGAACCATTTTGACATGTTCCATATCCATTCCGTTGCGACGATTTATGTTAGCGAATTTTCTCGCTCCCAAATCTTCCATAATGAACATTTCAGGATCATGAAGCACCTTCCAACACTTTGGGGAGAAGGTAGTCTTAATACCATTTTCCAGGAAAACCTCCTCAAATTGGGGGACAACTTTCTGGTACATTTCAACTTCTCTTGGGAAAATACctaaactttttttcatttcgGCGGTTGGATCGTTGGGTGGCATCATTTTAATAATGTATCTTACTGAATCTTCAGTTCCATCTAAATGAGAAATAAGAAACTCAATTTATACAAGAAAACTTTTCAGTGTAAGCAGTAAGGAAACTGGGAATCGAAAATTTGATGGTCGTTGAATCCATAccttctttttcaatttcaatcgtCACTCGATACATTGAACACACATAGTTTTCGCCAGCACTTGAACTGGGCGTTACACCAAACTTTCTGATAATACACTCTCCAAATTGTTTTTCCAGGATATCATGAAATAAGTCTTCAGTTACCAATTTGATTCCATCATCGGCGGCATTTAGTTTCTCACTATTGTTACTAACATCTCCGTTTTCAACCATTGTATCTATGGAAGTGGAAAAGATCTGATTAATATTTAGTTTAGGATCATATTAAATTGCGTCAAAGTCTGTTCGTCTGCCTTGCATCCGAATAACTCAGAATGTAGTTATTTAAGTTACTGGTAATATGCGCCTTTCGAGCTGTCACCCTGGATGAAACCTTGAGTCATCCTTGTATAACCAGAAACGTAGCAACAATCAAAACAATGGATTTTTCACGGTGAATCTGCTCCAAAGAAGCAAAGACGTCCCATCGGCCGGAAAGGTCATGGCGACGGTTTTTTGGGACTCGAATGGGGAAAGATCTCTGGAGAATACTCCAGCGAATTAATGGACCGCTTGGACAAACAAATTGAAGGAGACACGGGCGCATTTGGCGAAAAAGAAGGTGCTGTTTCACTACGATAACGCTCCAGCACATTTATTCGAAGTTGTCGCCTCTAAACTgcatgaactgcgttatgagttGCTACCGCACCCTCCTATTCACCCGAACTGGCTGCCTGCGACTTCATTTTGTTCCCTAACATGAAGAAATGACTCGCGGGAAGAAAAATTCTCAAACGAGACGTATTTTGGAGAGTTTGTCAAATCCTATCTTTTGAGGGGTTGAAAAATGGCAGGAACGTTCGGAGAAGTGCCTTTTTCTAAAAGGATACTAtgttgataaataaaaaaaaaattgaaaaaatggtGGTTTATTTCTAACATGGGTACTTATTGAACCGCCATCGTATAGCCATTTGtgcgaaaaatctaaaataagGTATTTATGCATCCAAAAGACTTTATTCCCTAGTTGCGTAACgcaattgaaaatattcttgaAAGTGATA harbors:
- the LOC119658743 gene encoding uncharacterized protein LOC119658743, giving the protein MVENGDVSNNSEKLNAADDGIKLVTEDLFHDILEKQFGECIIRKFGVTPSSSAGENYVCSMYRVTIEIEKEDGTEDSVRYIIKMMPPNDPTAEMKKSLGIFPREVEMYQKVVPQFEEVFLENGIKTTFSPKCWKVLHDPEMFIMEDLGARKFANINRRNGMDMEHVKMVLSKLAEFHGASVCLLEKNGPFSDRIMASMYSHEYFRAMQPIFWGNILKNLRMWNSCQEYVHRMEEMSDKVFDLQMNIYEPNPDEFNVVLHGDLWANNIMFQHDENGKPKDILFVDLQGSRYGSPVQDLIYFIVTSTEYSIKLKEFDYMIKYYHQELVKNLKLLKYPKAPPKLMDLHIAAVKKSFIGVFVSCSVLPIALLEPNDDANMENFLKDDETGNKFKQAMYLNPKLIKACQAIFPFMENRGAFEI